The following are from one region of the Bradyrhizobium sediminis genome:
- a CDS encoding DNA-directed RNA polymerase subunit N: MNKPLVAALIAASLISFEARAQERAGSAALGAVSGAVVLGPVGAVAGAFIGYTAGPAIARSWGVGRSGSRSRARHAAQSTPGTQQQAVAQASLQPPPARTAGPRPARNAAPPVQGFE; this comes from the coding sequence ATGAATAAACCGCTCGTTGCCGCACTGATCGCAGCATCCCTCATATCGTTCGAGGCGCGAGCCCAGGAGCGGGCCGGAAGTGCCGCTCTCGGCGCGGTGTCGGGGGCCGTCGTCCTTGGGCCGGTCGGCGCGGTGGCAGGTGCATTCATCGGATATACCGCAGGACCGGCGATCGCGCGTTCCTGGGGAGTGGGGCGCTCCGGATCGCGATCACGGGCGCGACATGCCGCGCAATCCACTCCGGGAACGCAGCAACAGGCGGTCGCCCAGGCGAGTTTGCAGCCGCCGCCAGCCAGGACGGCGGGCCCGCGTCCGGCAAGGAACGCCGCGCCGCCGGTTCAGGGATTTGAATAG
- a CDS encoding IS5 family transposase encodes MRGRFTDQGGLFSYIAPDRRVPANHPLRKVRELVRDVLSDLNRSLGRLYASEGRPSIPPEQLLSALLLQVFYGIRSERQLMEQLDYNLLYRWFVGLSPDDPVWDPTTFTKNRERLQNGDVFTKFMTRLLNHSQVKSLNHSQVKSLLSDEHFSVDGTLIEAWASQKSFRPKDGSGDDDDGANFHGQKRKNDTHASTSDPDSRLYRKAAGREAKLCYMGHATMENRHGLAVAGRVTHANGTAERRASETMLKARRKAAGRRITVGEDKAYDTADHVANLRAIGVTPHVTQNQAVTKTGKNRNSAIDERTTRHPGYGMSQSRRAMVECIFGWGKQHGTMRKTKHRGIGRVAADFLLNLIAYNLIRIPKLLAA; translated from the coding sequence ATGCGCGGCAGGTTTACGGATCAGGGCGGCCTGTTTTCGTACATTGCGCCGGACAGGCGTGTGCCAGCGAACCACCCGCTGCGGAAGGTCCGGGAACTTGTCCGGGATGTTTTGAGTGATTTGAACCGCAGCCTTGGGAGGTTGTACGCCAGCGAGGGACGTCCTTCGATCCCTCCAGAGCAATTGCTGAGCGCCTTGCTGCTGCAGGTGTTCTACGGCATCCGCTCGGAACGCCAGTTGATGGAGCAACTGGACTACAATCTTTTGTATCGCTGGTTCGTGGGGCTGTCGCCGGACGATCCGGTCTGGGACCCGACCACCTTCACCAAGAACCGGGAGCGGCTGCAGAACGGGGATGTGTTCACGAAGTTCATGACCAGGCTTCTGAACCATTCTCAGGTCAAATCTCTGAACCATTCTCAGGTCAAATCGCTATTGTCGGATGAGCATTTTTCGGTGGACGGAACGCTGATCGAAGCCTGGGCGTCGCAGAAGAGTTTTCGCCCCAAGGACGGCAGCGGCGACGATGATGATGGCGCCAACTTCCACGGCCAGAAGCGCAAGAACGACACCCATGCGAGCACCAGCGACCCGGACAGCAGGCTTTATCGCAAGGCGGCCGGCCGGGAGGCCAAGCTTTGCTATATGGGCCACGCCACCATGGAGAACCGGCATGGGCTGGCGGTGGCCGGCAGGGTCACGCATGCCAATGGCACCGCCGAACGCCGGGCTTCGGAGACCATGCTGAAGGCGAGACGCAAAGCCGCAGGCCGCCGCATCACGGTCGGTGAGGACAAGGCGTACGATACGGCCGATCACGTCGCCAATCTTCGCGCCATCGGCGTGACGCCGCATGTGACACAGAACCAGGCCGTCACCAAAACCGGCAAGAACCGCAACAGCGCCATCGACGAACGAACCACGCGGCATCCGGGGTACGGCATGTCGCAATCGCGCCGGGCGATGGTCGAGTGCATTTTCGGATGGGGCAAGCAGCATGGCACCATGCGCAAGACCAAACATCGTGGCATCGGCCGCGTCGCCGCCGACTTCCTGCTCAATCTGATCGCCTATAACCTGATCCGCATTCCCAAACTGCTTGCCGCTTAG
- a CDS encoding c-type cytochrome, translating to MTPCLANQARILAVGFLLGLSASSEAADSSGLRNRGKAILQQNCGRCHAIEAAGESPLKQAPPMRDIYARFAPRELQAELKEGMVSRHRAMPQIDFSDEDVDAILAYLYALATQK from the coding sequence ATGACACCGTGTCTCGCCAATCAGGCCAGGATTCTGGCCGTTGGATTCCTTTTGGGCTTGTCCGCCAGCTCGGAAGCCGCCGATTCCAGCGGGCTGAGGAATAGAGGTAAGGCCATCCTTCAGCAAAATTGCGGTCGCTGCCATGCCATCGAAGCCGCTGGCGAGAGCCCGCTCAAGCAGGCCCCGCCGATGCGCGATATCTATGCCCGGTTTGCGCCGCGAGAACTGCAGGCCGAACTGAAGGAGGGCATGGTTTCCAGACACAGGGCGATGCCGCAGATCGATTTTTCCGACGAGGACGTCGATGCGATCCTCGCCTACCTCTACGCTCTTGCGACACAGAAATAG
- a CDS encoding GNAT family N-acetyltransferase, whose translation MYRIREVDGHDDEVADTLTDLHRLTFFDGASMPEFDLGHWWLGFHEAIPIAFAGMVPSTRAHNSGYFCRIGVLKKHRGNALQLRLTRALESRARRNGWSFVVSDTTDNPASANNLIRAGYRLYQPSYPWGYPNTLYWRKSIR comes from the coding sequence ATGTACAGGATACGTGAGGTCGACGGGCACGACGATGAAGTCGCGGATACGCTAACTGACCTGCACCGCCTAACGTTCTTTGATGGCGCTTCGATGCCGGAATTCGATCTCGGGCATTGGTGGCTCGGCTTTCACGAGGCGATCCCGATCGCGTTTGCCGGCATGGTTCCATCGACGCGCGCTCACAATTCAGGATATTTCTGCCGGATCGGTGTCTTGAAGAAGCACCGTGGCAACGCGCTTCAGTTGCGGCTGACGCGTGCATTGGAGTCACGCGCTCGTCGCAATGGATGGAGTTTTGTGGTCTCGGATACCACTGACAATCCTGCCTCTGCCAACAACCTCATCCGTGCCGGCTATCGGCTGTATCAGCCATCATATCCATGGGGTTATCCGAACACGCTGTATTGGCGCAAATCTATCAGATAG
- a CDS encoding ABC transporter substrate-binding protein, with amino-acid sequence MKTARFVLTLLVLSLVAPLQSAKAADVICYNCPPEWADWASMLKAIKADLSYDIPHDNKNSGQALAQILAEKSNPVGDIGYFGVTFGMKAKAQDALEPYKPAKWDQVAAGLKDADGYWTTIHSGTLGLFVNKDALGGKPAPACWKDLLKPDYKGMVGYLDPSSAAVGYVGAVAINMALGGSAANFDPAITFFKELRKNDPIVPKQTSYARVVSGEMPILLDYDFNAYRAKYSEKGSFEFVIPCEGSVTYPYVVGLVKNAPDKDKAKKVLDYLLSDKGQAIWTNAYLRPARPIELPEAVKKKFLPDSDYARAKNVDWGQMETMQKGFVDRYLAEVR; translated from the coding sequence ATGAAGACCGCCCGTTTTGTCCTGACATTGCTCGTGCTGTCGCTGGTGGCGCCGCTGCAATCTGCCAAGGCGGCTGACGTCATCTGCTACAATTGCCCGCCGGAATGGGCGGATTGGGCCTCGATGCTGAAGGCGATCAAGGCCGATCTCAGCTACGATATTCCCCACGACAACAAGAACTCCGGTCAGGCGCTTGCGCAAATTCTGGCCGAGAAGAGCAATCCAGTCGGCGATATCGGCTATTTCGGCGTCACCTTCGGCATGAAAGCAAAGGCCCAGGATGCGCTGGAGCCCTACAAGCCCGCCAAATGGGACCAGGTTGCTGCCGGATTGAAGGATGCGGACGGTTACTGGACCACCATTCATTCCGGCACGCTCGGCCTGTTCGTCAACAAGGACGCGCTGGGCGGCAAGCCGGCGCCGGCCTGCTGGAAGGATCTGCTGAAGCCGGACTACAAGGGAATGGTGGGCTATCTCGATCCATCGTCGGCTGCCGTCGGATATGTCGGTGCCGTCGCGATCAACATGGCGCTCGGCGGCTCCGCGGCCAATTTCGATCCCGCCATCACCTTCTTCAAGGAGCTCCGAAAGAACGATCCGATCGTGCCCAAGCAGACCTCCTACGCCCGTGTCGTTTCCGGCGAGATGCCGATCCTGCTGGACTATGATTTCAATGCCTATCGCGCGAAATATTCGGAGAAGGGGAGTTTCGAGTTCGTGATTCCGTGCGAGGGATCGGTGACATATCCCTATGTCGTCGGCCTCGTGAAGAACGCGCCAGACAAGGACAAGGCCAAGAAGGTGCTGGACTATCTCTTGTCCGACAAGGGACAGGCGATCTGGACCAATGCTTATCTTCGTCCGGCGCGGCCGATCGAATTGCCGGAGGCGGTCAAGAAGAAATTCCTGCCGGACAGCGACTATGCCCGAGCGAAGAATGTCGACTGGGGCCAGATGGAAACGATGCAAAAAGGCTTCGTCGACCGCTATCTCGCCGAGGTCCGCTGA
- a CDS encoding ABC transporter permease, translating to MPNRFFVWLCLLPLAVLTAAFFLLPMARLVVTGAEGPQGMAGYLAILAEPRYRATLINTVLLAAATTIVTLVIATIAGMFLQRHRFPGRAVLIAMLTFPLAFPGVVVGFLIILLAGRQGLIGDFSNRMFGDKLVFAYSIYGLFLGYLYFSIPRVILTIMAAVQKLDVGLEEAARSLGASPWAVQRDVVLPALGPAFLASGAIAFATAMGAFGTAFTLATNIDVLPMLIYTEFTLAANFATSAALSVGLGIIAWAILALARSFSGSAVAAAG from the coding sequence ATGCCGAATAGGTTCTTCGTCTGGCTGTGTTTGCTGCCGCTTGCCGTGCTGACGGCGGCGTTCTTTCTGCTGCCGATGGCAAGGCTGGTGGTGACGGGCGCCGAAGGACCGCAAGGAATGGCCGGATACCTGGCCATCCTGGCCGAGCCGCGCTACCGGGCCACACTGATCAACACCGTTCTGCTGGCGGCTGCGACCACGATCGTGACGCTCGTCATCGCGACCATTGCGGGCATGTTTCTGCAACGCCATCGCTTTCCCGGCCGGGCTGTGCTGATTGCGATGCTGACCTTTCCGCTGGCGTTTCCCGGTGTGGTCGTCGGTTTCCTGATAATTCTGCTCGCCGGACGACAGGGCCTGATCGGCGATTTCTCAAACCGCATGTTCGGCGATAAACTGGTCTTCGCCTATTCGATCTACGGGCTTTTTCTCGGCTATCTCTATTTCTCGATCCCGCGCGTCATCCTCACCATCATGGCGGCAGTCCAGAAACTCGACGTCGGCCTCGAGGAGGCCGCGCGCTCGCTTGGCGCGAGCCCCTGGGCCGTGCAGCGTGATGTGGTGTTGCCGGCACTTGGGCCGGCTTTCCTTGCCTCCGGCGCGATTGCCTTTGCGACCGCGATGGGCGCATTCGGGACGGCGTTCACTCTGGCCACCAATATCGATGTGCTGCCGATGCTGATCTACACCGAGTTCACGCTTGCCGCGAATTTCGCGACATCGGCTGCCTTGTCGGTCGGGTTGGGGATCATCGCCTGGGCGATCCTAGCGCTTGCCCGTTCTTTCAGCGGCAGCGCGGTCGCGGCGGCTGGATGA
- a CDS encoding ABC transporter permease codes for MRDCLIFVGQLLFTLLVAAFLVVPAILSISAGVTVNYFRGIQSGVTLQWVFQVWDLYAGTILLSFLIAFATLAVTLIAGVPAAYALHVRGGRLSRIVEEIITLPLAIPGLAIALALLFTYQGFSDFRRSWLFILTGHVIFTMPFMVRSVMAVFATVDIKTLDEGAASLGASPWRRFYDVIVPNAVPGILAGSLMVVTLSLGEFNLTWMLHTPLTKTLPIGLADSYASMRLEVASAYTLIFFVMIIPLLVAMQMFADKEQQR; via the coding sequence ATGCGTGATTGCCTGATATTTGTCGGCCAGCTCCTGTTCACACTGCTCGTCGCCGCATTCCTGGTAGTGCCCGCGATTCTGTCGATTTCCGCCGGAGTCACGGTGAATTATTTTCGCGGCATCCAGTCGGGGGTAACGCTGCAATGGGTATTTCAGGTCTGGGATTTGTATGCCGGCACCATTCTGCTGTCGTTCCTGATCGCATTCGCAACCCTTGCCGTCACGCTGATTGCAGGAGTACCGGCAGCCTATGCATTGCACGTGCGGGGAGGGCGCCTCTCGCGCATCGTCGAGGAAATCATCACGCTGCCGCTGGCGATTCCCGGGCTCGCGATCGCGCTGGCGCTGCTGTTCACCTATCAGGGCTTCAGCGATTTTCGCCGCTCGTGGCTGTTTATCCTCACCGGACATGTCATCTTCACGATGCCCTTCATGGTGCGGTCCGTGATGGCGGTATTTGCAACCGTCGACATCAAGACGCTCGACGAAGGCGCGGCATCGCTGGGCGCGTCGCCCTGGCGGCGCTTTTACGACGTCATCGTCCCCAACGCCGTGCCCGGCATTCTGGCAGGCAGCTTGATGGTGGTGACGCTCTCGCTCGGTGAATTCAATCTGACCTGGATGCTGCACACGCCTTTGACAAAGACGTTGCCGATCGGCCTTGCCGACAGCTATGCGTCGATGCGCCTGGAAGTGGCGTCGGCCTATACACTGATTTTCTTCGTCATGATCATTCCGCTGCTTGTCGCGATGCAGATGTTTGCCGATAAGGAGCAGCAAAGATGA